Proteins from one Thalassophryne amazonica chromosome 20, fThaAma1.1, whole genome shotgun sequence genomic window:
- the LOC117502002 gene encoding tapasin-like codes for MSDFSTIYKLSVVAAVFCFVQVSSSSSVCPVLECWFVQDRVGRGGGLAGGTTQETSLLYVRRDAFGPSAESQQQHPSDVNPDRVYYVTDPDGTLCHPSLNPRRGSIHKPLCEVNPFLPQPSSLRWVASLTDSTFSPVYLQADWFSTAIHGLNQRLVVSSITRAPTAAKQHDVILTVSSQTVSLKSRLGEPLVLDCGFWVDPSSPLSRSGFAVEWRYQFRGDGRLVLAYDGKTDRVADEQEEGATLDFENLFKNRNVSLILQEAKVQHSGTYICSVYLPYVMAQVAMQLEVIKSPSVSIHPSPLPLAVPGQKLTVQCDVSGFVPLSLELSWEFKGADGTSRVLGSGRLTGHRQAWDGTYSQSSHLELDPSQLDLGRGGQLSCVAVHPAGTGRAAVTLNVIGFGVPSIEDSMALVGVALVLYGLIKFVSWTFSSSDEAEKQEKKEK; via the exons ATGAGCGACTTTTCTACCATTTATAAACTGTCTGTGGTTGCTGCAGTTTTCTGCTTCGTacaag tgagcagcagcagcagtgtctGTCCCGTCCTGGAGTGCTGGTTTGTGCAGGACAGAGTGGGTCGAGGAGGAGGTTTAGCTGGAGGTACGACTCAGGAAACGTCTCTGCTGTACGTCAGGAGGGACGCGTTCGGTCCCAGTGCAGAGTCCCAGCAGCAGCATCCGTCCGATGTCAACCCCGATAGAGTTTACTACGTTACAG ACCCAGACGGCACTCTCTGCCACCCGTCCCTCAACCCTCGCAGAGGCTCGATCCATAAGCCCCTGTGTGAGGTCAACCCCTTCCTGCCGCAGCCGTCGTCCCTCAGATGGGTTGCCTCGCTCACTGACTCCACCTTCAGCCCTGTATATCTGCAAGCTGATTGGTTTTCAACTGCCATTCACGGGCTGAACCAGCGGCTGGTGGTTTCCAGCATCACGCGCGCTCCCACAGCCGCCAAACAGCACGACG TGATCCTCACTGTGTCTAGTCAAACCGTGTCGCTGAAGTCCAGACTCGGAGAACCACTGGTGCTGGACTGTGGGTTCTGGGTGGACCCGTCTTCTCCTCTGTCCAGGTCGGGTTTCGCCGTCGAGTGGCGCTACCAGTTCCGAGGTGACGGACGATTGGTTCTGGCTTACGATGGGAAGACGGACCGGGTGGCGGATGAACAGGAGGAAGGGGCCACACTAGACTTTGAGAATTTGTTCAAGAACAGAAACGTGTCCCTGATCCTGCAGGAAGCCAAAGTGCAGCACTCGGGCACTTACATCTGTTCGGTGTATCTGCCGTACGTCATGGCTCAGGTGGCGATGCAGCTGGAGGTCATAA AATCACCGTCCGTGTCCATCCACCCGTCCCCGCTGCCGCTTGCCGTTCCCGGCCAGAAGCTAACGGTCCAGTGTGATGTGTCCGGATTCGTCCCGCTCTCACTGGAGCTGAGCTGGGAGTTTAAAGGTGCTGACGGGACGTCCAGGGTTCTGGGTTCGGGAAGGCTGACGGGCCACAGGCAGGCCTGGGACGGCACCTACAGTCAGAGCAGTCACCTGGAGCTGGACCCGTCACAGCTGGACCTGGGCAGAGGAGGCCAGCTCAGCTGTGTGGCCGTCCATCCGGCAGGGACGGGACGGGCCGCCGTGACCCTCAACGTGATCG GCTTCGGGGTGCCCTCCATTGAGGACTCCATGGCGCTGGTTGGGGTAGCGCTGGTTCTCTACGGTCTGATCAAGTTTGTCTCCTGGACCTTCTCCAGCTCAG ATGAGGCTGAAAAACAAGAGAAG AAAGAGAAGTGA